TGTGacatacatatatttttatttacacagaTTATGTATGAACcagaataattttaatgttataacttataaataTCATTAACTATTTGCACACCAGGATCTGGTGGAATGTGTAAGGTGTGACTAAATTGATGTAAGACCTACATGTACtcacattccagcgaataaacgtttatttattaaacgtatATTTTTGTAGCAGGTTTCGTGTCGTGTTCTCTCGGTCTATAGGATAACATCCGCTGGTGGTTTGCGCAGGAGCACACGTAAATTCCATCAATCTATTGCCCTGTAATACTGTCACATGTATTAATTGACCCAATCGTACTTACACAATGTTACGGTTGCTCGACGGTATAATGCGTCCATACTAAGAATAGGAAAGTCAATGACCTCTATGCCAATTCGAAAATTACGGTCTGCAAGGAAAACGCTTttcataagattttttacattatttaactAAGTCTTAGTACTACAAAATATATAGTTAGTAAAATTAATAGTTAGATATGTAGTTATATTGAATcacaatattttcaaaatattatatttccagCTATGATCACAATATGATGGCAAAGTCATTCGTATTCTTAATGTGGACGCATTATACTTTTTGAGTTGCTTTTAGATAAATACTACATTCCGGTCGAATATACTATATCGCATAGAAAAATACCCTTTGTTAGGaaatacatatttaattttttgtacacAGCTGCGTAAAATCGTTAACCGTTATTAAATTTTAGAACTACCAAAACATTTCATTAGATATGTTAGTTAAAAAGGTAGCTGTGTACCAATATGATTTAACGTTATATTTTATCGTTACTTAACGGTAAATGATGAATATGCTACTTTATTTGTACGTTACTTTTTACcgttaaaatatacctaacggTATTTTGGTAACGCTACAAAAAATACCGGTAATTCGGTCCTTGCGGAAACTATTCCGGAATTTCTAGACAAACCAACTGTAACTATCAGTCGACGTTTCGGCCGGAATATCGCATCTATTTAGGCATAAGCCTATATACAGCCTTGATTCTCTCATAACATCGCTCATCACCGAGCACCGCAAAAACAAACATATACAGTCACACATAGAGATTATATTGGCTTACACTATACTAGTGACAGCTATTATATAATTAGGTAATTCACGTAAACTGCTTTGAGCCCGGTACTCGCTAGAAATGCATCAGTGCGGCGCCCCTCACACTGGAAAAGATGCGATGAATTAGATACAAGTTCAACGTAACATAATTTTTAGGTAACTGTATGTATTGAAGTTTAAAATACTGACTAAATAACAAAGTCTAAATAAATcgtcaaaatttaaaatttaaagtttaaaatttaattagtaTAAAATATCCTATATTCTCTTAGGTAGGCGGTTAAATGtaataacaaattattactatccattattaaaataattataatagtacGAGAACAAATTGGGGTCGATCAAATCAGTCAACTTTAAATATTATTCGCTGTTAGAACCGACATAGTCGCCGCCTTTTTAACGCGAGGCGAGTATTTAAGTACCTtcgtataaaatatttaaaatattatgtttaaaattatCAGATCTTAATCCTCCTAATAATCGTAAGAAGTAAAACTTATTTGATGTTCTGCTTttaatttatgacattatttgctaggtaggtactttaaaatacCTCGATAAAAGGATAGCGGCCTCAAACTATGTACTATACAAACAAACTATTCTGTttggcagccattttaaaaacTCTGAGTTACTCTCAGGTTGCGTCCTCCATAAACGAGACAGTGTCAAAACAGCTGTTTTTGTTTGGTGTTTGACCGTTACCTTCAACTGGAGTAAAATCTACTCTCAAGCAGCGCTTAAAGAAGTTTTACTCAATAAAGTAAATTCGGTTTCAGTAAGAAAGTTAGTGTTGTTGGAACTAGTAGTAGTAGGTGTCGCACTCACCCTGGTCGAAGGTGCTGGGGTTGATGTAGGACAGCAGGTCGTTGTCGCTCATGTCGGTGAGGCCCTGCACGGGCGCCGTCATCTCCTGCGACACGGCCTGCGACACGGCTTGCGACACGGCCTGCGACACGGCCTGCGTCACGGCCTGCGACACGGCCTGCGACATGGCGACCAGCGGCGTGTCGCCCGCGGCCGGCTCGGCGGGTGGCGTCGCGTCGCTCTCCGTCGTCAGGCTGTTGGCGGTGTTGATGGCGGACGTCACCAGCGCGTTCATGGTGGAGTCCGACGTGAGGATCTCGGCCGCCGCGTTGAGGATCATGGATTTGACGGCGGCCGGCGGCGTCTTGACCGCGCCGGGCAGCTCCGGCATCAGCATCAGCTCGTCCGGCGCGTTGGGCAGCAGCTCGGGCTCCTGTGTCGGCGAGCCGGACGAGCCGGACGAGCCGGACAGGTGGTCTTCGGCTCGCGAGTTCACTAGCGCGTCCAGCTTGGCGGCGTCGGCAGGTAGCATGGCGCCCGACGCCTGCATGGCGTCCTCCACCAGCGCGTCCATGTGCGCGCTCTGTCGCGCCAGCCGCTGAGAAATGGCGGACGACTCCATCTTAGTCATCGCGCCGAAGGGGTTGAAGCCGTCGTCGCGGCCCGGCGCCGGCTCGAAGCCCAGCAGCCGTCGCTCGCCCCCCGCCATCATGAGCTGCGGACTGAGCGCCTTCATGTCCGTGTCCATGGCGGACTTGGAGGCCACGAGCTGACGCATGGGGTCCATCGGGTTCATGATGGGCGGGTGTTCGCCGTAGATCTGCGTCGCGGGGTCGGAGTTGAAGATAGCGGCGGTGACGGACTCGACCATTTTGTCGGTCTGCACCTGGTTCTGGATAGCTTGCAATTGCTGCGTAAACGAAGCGAGTGACGTTGGCGATTCGCGCTGCGACGCCGCGCCCGGCGATAACTTCATGGAATCGTAGCCTCCCATGAAACCCACCTGCACATGAAGCGAACGTTGTAGTGATGACACTATAGTCTATACTCAGTCCGCCAACACCTACCATAGACAACTAATAAAGTCtatccagaaaaataaaaaacagcaAAGTTGCCAGTAGaaaaaattagttaaaattaagcccgtaaaaaatttaattataaaaaaattaaaaatgtgccATGATTAAAAATACCTATGCATATCATTTAGTTTGTGCACACTGTGTTTTTACAGAGCCAAAGAACGCCTCCAGTGTAAATTGAAGCAGACAAGCTTAAAGCTGTAAGTAAAGCTGGTGTTGACCTGTTGCGGGTCCCTGGAGATGACCTCAGACTTGAGGCGCAGGTCCATGCCGAGCTCGTCGGCCAGCGGCTTGTCCTCGCAGCCGTCGGCGCCCTCGATCAGCGAGTGTTGACTCGACTCGTCCGCCACCTACCGATATATCGCCCATCGCTAACTTACGAATACCATTATTCTTACAACATTCTTCATTGAGAAAATCTTTAAATTCtctttaatataaaataccCACTTATTAGAATTCATCCATTTACTATCGATTTAGAACGTTCCGGGAACTTTCTAAAATACTATTCGAAAATTATTATTGTGGGTAAATAAGAAGGTCAGAAtacgagttttttttaaagtacctacacaGTAACACAACTTTGTGCATTGTTAATTAACcatagctgtaacataaaaattgcATCGATAAAATAAAtggattctaaaaaaattataaattaaaattacaattttaagtaacaaatcaataataattgtgACCACTCGAAACAAAAGTGGTCCCAGGCTTTGTGGTATGCCTTGAGTATTAGAAAAACTAAGTCTTTTTCGAGTTTCTATAAGTATTTGATTAAGACAATTTTTTGCTGTCgacgtaataaataaaaaatttgcgGAACGAGTTACATACCTCACTTTTAAGTCCAATTGGCGAGTGAGGATCGGGCACGATGATGGAGGGTCGCCGTGCGGGCGTCTGCGGCGGCGGCATGAGCGCGCCCATGCCGCCCACGCCCCAGCACATGGGCACAGGCCGGTCATCACCTGTACACACGACATCGTACTCGCACCCACAATTTCTATTACAACCACCTAGCTGCGTGCCCGACTACTATATCCATTTCAATCGATACAAATCACACAAgtcacacaaaaaaacattAACATTTTCATATAAGTCATCAGAAGCAATATTGTATGTAACAAATCTACTCGATAATATTAGTTAAGTTGTAAGACCAGCCctccaattgtgtaagaataaccatttcatggctatcgcaatcgtcaagaaattctgccctttgattggctgtgaaaaaatgtaaacagcgaatcaaccaatcaaagggcagaattacttgacgattgcgatagcgatgaaatggttattcttacacaatcggggggcagataaaaaattaaaagaagacGTTGATGACTTCGTCGGTGGCATCGATTTTTTTCCATCTTAGACAAAGGTTAAGCTGCTAGAAAATATCAACTTAGCTACTATTTAGGTGGATGGATttgtattaaatatttgtttgttaacatcCTCGTTATATCTTTATAATCATCATTTGGTAGCACCGATTCGGCTACACTTAGACTTATGGCGAATCCCATTGAGTTTTTAATTTGACTTATTTTGCCAGTTATCTTCTTCATATTTATTATCCTCGATAAAGCATCTTATTTCTGATCATTTGGTCGAATTTTCATTAAGGGTCAGATTGTAATCGCTTTTTATCGTATTTGGACCTGTAATAATGTACCAGTCTGCGGTAATAAACATAAGAAATTGTCGTAGATAGATCTGTACAGTACCTAGATGGTTTGGCGGATCGTAATTATTcctgtatattatatacctaggtagtttTGCAAAGACAGATCCCAATACTTTGCTCCTAGTAAGTTTTGAAACATGCATGCAATCATTTGAGCAATGAACATGTTAGCAATTAACATAGACCCCCGTTTAGTTTTGGTCGATTGAAATGGACGTAGGAGTACAGTTTCATACataagaatttaattttttgggcACGATAGGCAACTAGCTACGTATGGGGAGTGTGGTCCTAGGTTGTGTTTCTGAATTGTGAGTTCTATGTGCAGTAGGTAAACgtttttatttgattaatttataaaatgtaatttattgTTCTGTGTTTACTAGGTTACTGTATTTTTtcgttgataatattatgttcgttcgcattaaaattacttatatttaACTGAACTTTAGTACTTGAATCCTTCTGGGTCCTGTTCCACAACATTTGGAATAGCATTGTTTTGAAAGTCGAAAAACCGTAGATAAAGAAGAAcagtattaaaaaaagaaaaagcacTTTTAAAGCAGTTAATTTTCTTGAACGTTGcaagtttaattatttaatttaattagtataTTCTTTTACAAAAAGCGGATTTTCTTTAAAACTactatttttatacttaataagCAATCAAGTAATTTTATGGAACAGGGCCGTGGTGTATTGCAGTCGTCCTTGGAAGTCTTGAAATACCTATcttcgtatttatttattttgctataattttgaaaaataacacAAACTGTAAACGAAAACTAGAATCTCCTAAACGCTGAAAACAAAAGTTTATTAATGTTGAATTGTCGGTCCGTTTGTGAGGTAACTGCAGAAAGTTGTGATAAAAACCAAGACAAAGATTTGTAGAAGTCGCTGAGATTATtgataaacaataatataaaatgtgcAATCCATGTAAAAGCTATGAATTTTATAGCGATTGTGTAgatacatattttacttttgtcAAAAGATGGTGACGTGTTATGCGATGTCAAAGTCGtttgttgtgtattttcatGTAAGTACGTCAGTGTATTTTCTATTTCAATTGAATTTGTTAGAAGTTTTTGGATatttaaaactgattttttatgtaagtacttaagtagataggtactcaaACACATTTTTTGATAAAGtaagaaaaaatataacatttcgGAAAACAAAATAGTGCGGCTAAATgggattaaaattaattttaggaTTCTTGTGTGTAGAGCAATATTCTTTACAAATTAGATTGAAACAGACGTTAAGTTTATGTATTCGTAAGGAGCCTGCGTGCACGCAATGGGTGTGTATGCACACGACAGCGGTGTCTGTATTTCACACGTGTGTGTGTGATGTGATATGTGACGTCAAagatttgttaatttttgtGTATTTTACCATTTTTATGTAAACTTATGTGAAGTATGGGCCTGCATATGCACGCGTGTATTTTCTATTTCAACTGAATTTGTTAGAAGTTTGGTGGGATATTAAAATTCAATTGATTTTGTGTTAAAATTTCGTTTTAAAAAAGAACAAATGAATTTCAGAAAACAAAATAGTGcagccaaattaaaaaataattaggtacctacgtatttaattgatttttgtGTATGTAAAATTTCTTTACAAATTAGATTGAAATAGacgttaagtttatttgtatttgtgTGTAGAGCGTGCGTGCACGCAATGTGTAAGTGTATGCGCGCGTAATCGTGTGTGTATTTCACACGTGCGTGTGTAGTGTATCGTGAGGCAGTACCATAGACGCGGTTGCAGTGCGGCGGCGTCGCGGCAGCCGAGACCGAGCTCGCTAGACAGACCTAGACAGACCTAGCTTGAACAGAGGGGAAACAAAATTGTACGCATATACGCATCAGTCATTTCTTCCAAACTTACTATCAactatataataaaaatgacaaaaaacaataatcatgtattaaaataagtacattCACAACAACCGGCATGCTACTAAAGCAAACATCTAAAAGCTGGGACCTTTTCCACTATAACAttttacggccgaaattaataaaaattaatcaatctatccgtTGATCCGTACCTCATCTGTCGACAAGCGACGTTGTTAATTGGTCAAAAAGGCCAtgcaatttttgacaaataacaacgttacTAAGTAACCtgtcgacagattacagatagatttgattattaatttcggccttTAATCGTTACTAAATCGTACAGATGGCGTCACTTAAAAAGATCTTCAGACGATATTTGTAGGGATGTCTGTTTTTTTAGCAAGCTAGTCAGGTGATGACTTACAAGTCAGGCCTTGTCctagtcctagacctagacctaagtctacttaattgttattatttgttctttatctgtattattaatatttttctgtgttccctaaataatttatgtcagcactcagcaacttaaaggcaataaaatttatgatttgatttgatttttccTATAGTTCAGTGAAAATATGCGATTATACAGACATCCCGTGTTTACGCTTCAGTATTTCTTGCATCAATTATATCGAATAATTCACCCGCTGCGCAAGTTCAAGATgaaagttctttttatttggcGGCATATGTACACAATTGCAATTTGTGATGTTAAACTTCAGAGTTCTTCTATAATATGAAAAAGTTCCATATTTTATTACACAAAATGCGTTATGTAGAtttgtatagtaggtagtaaCTAGTTTTAGTCATAGAGAAAAAGGCCCGGAGTCCCGAGTGCAACTTTTTGCATGATTTATTCACTTGACTCAGTGAAAAATATCAAGATTAGGCCGTGATTTTACTATAGAGGCGgatgtaactttttatcaagttaacgttaactaatcgtaaatctgtcatttagtatTGAATGTCAGTTTTTCAGTCCCTTTCCCGTCTATTACTAAATGACATATGTACGCACAGGTATGCCAACTTCAAGGCATTGAGGAGTCAAAAAGTTACACTGGAGACTCAACTCCCGTTTTTGTTAGACACATTATTATCAACAAAATAATACACAAACGTAATTTTTTGATTGTATCTTCACCTGTGTCGATTATGTATGTCGAGTACTTATAAATTAATTCCAAATAATAAGTAACTaaacttacaaaaataaataaaaatatacttattgcTTACTAGTTAGGTACGATTtgtgtattatattttttctcaCAATAAATAGTTTGTTCGGTGCTATTTTTTATGGCTGGATGAATATTTTTGGTTTTGAAAaagtattaaatttttaaaatcattttgtaCTTAATAGGCATGtttaaaaacttcaaattaataagactatttattaataaaaattatatgtgTAATTCCATTTAATGtgagatattatattaaaagcaaCATTGTTGTAAgctttgtatatatgtatatgtaacCGGTCAAGCGTAACATATCCATTTTTAACGACGAGTGTATAAAGCAATTGTACCAAATGTTTTAGGCAGGTATCACAGAATTCTGAATAGGTACAGAAGTAGTGTAAAAGCTTGTCACCGCGCAGATGTTATTGTAAACAGTTTATAAGTATTTGCATAGGGTTACAGTTTAATTTACTTAGCTTAGAGGTTTGTAGATATTTGATATGTATTAAAACAACGCGCACGCCGCGCTCACGCTCATATTGTTTAGTATTGAGTAGGTGCCCACTATCTTACTGTCAAATTGAAAGACAAAATTTTACTGACCAGGAACCTCATCGGGTCCGGCTAAAAAAGTTTTTCTACGTGAAAGGGCTCGGTAAAAAATTTAGCCCTGATGAAATCTCCTCCAAAATCAATTCCTGGTCTTGTGTGTGCGTAGTTAAAAATTGTTAACATGCTGTCCTAGTATTAGAGAACAGCAGATATTTCATATCTATTActtatttagaattctgtggTAGGTATGTTTTAAGCAACATTTTTACACTAAATTTTGTAAACGTTAGTTTCTCAAGATTACACAAGCCAATCGATGTAAGCAATTGTGACATGTATTATTGAAGTCAGACTTCTTTAGGGcattaattcaatttaaaatcgTAACATTGACTCAGAAAACATAATAGTTTAAGTACAGATTGATTAGTcgcaaaataatttgtaataacACCCGTAGCAAATTCgtttttaatacttacctatatctaataattttattattaattaggtatttcactgtccatttaaaaaagttaaagaaGTGTAACCCCTTAAGCGCGTAGGTACATAATGTACCCATTTACTTTTATAAAGCAACTATgcttatgtacctaggtatataacaCCATATTAGTAGTCATGCAAACATTgcataacatttatttattttcattctgTAGGTATTCTCAGCTAAATCTTCGCGTATACATGTTTTATTCATATTCTATTGACTTTGTGATAAGCATATCAAGGTTACAGTAGATATGTATCTTATTACAAATATATGTCAAATAAGAAGTTCCTTTGGctataaataaatttcttttttatttttataaaatttattgttataggtaCCCAAACTCAAATTCTATCTTCAGTTTTTCACAGAAAATTGAACCAaaaaagaacaattttttttagcacatcaaaaaagacaataaaatatgaataagaCGTAAAGCGTTCATTAGACGATACGTTTTGAGTTTTGCTTTAGGTTTACAATCACTGCGATGAATAACGGATAACTCCgtctatctgtaatctatcgataagttactttgcaacgttgttatttgtcaaaaactgTATGGTCTTATTTGACAAATAACTAGGTAATGTTgctaacggccgaaattaataaataataatcaaacttATCTCTTGATAGTTACTTAGctacgttgttatttgtcaaaaattgtaagtTCTTTCTTGACAACTAACAACgtcgctaagtaacttatcgacagattatggatagattaattattaattttagccgTAAGTCACTTAGTGACAGATAACAAATAGattctttattaattaatttcagcTGTAAGGCGTGACGCCCACCGACAGAGTCGAGGCGCGGAAtctttcttgataacaactcaaactaagctttattcAGGTACTTTGGGCCAGCAGCAGCGGCAAGCAAACCGCACGAGGTTATTTTCTGTTTTCTTTTCAACTGGGTCTATCacggaaaagctgcatcaatcattattacaaatgGTCACGATTCGACCACGGTCAACGACTTTATGGTGTTTTCGCTGCAACAATGCCTTTTAGCAACAAGCGAGGGAGTatcggccaatcagaggtgattgcgtcACATCCTATGCACAGCTCTACCTGTCAAATTAAGACGGTAGGCCCCGTTTATAACAATTTCAACCGTATGTCAGAGTACATAAAGCTGAGTTTAGGTAGTTACCAAGATTCGACTCCACTGttcgcgtcgcgcgtcggtccTGACTGGTATTTGTAGATATTATTTGCTCTATCCGGGATTGACGGAAACAGAACCTATCGTCTTATGGACGGTATATAATATCGATAGCAGTGTACTATAAGGTAGGGAAGGGGTTACCTTGATGGTGAGCGTGGTTGGGGTGGGTACTACTGTGCAGTGGGCCCGACACTGGGCTGGGCGTGTAGTAGAACAGGTGCGGCTCGGAGGCCTTGCCCCCTGACCGCACGAACAGTTGAATGCACACCGCTTCTGTGATGTCGGTGCGTTGGAAGGGCGGCACGCAGCATACCAGGTGCGTCTGGGgggagataataataataattgttactaTTCCTCATGATGATAACCTAGTGAAAgcagaaaaagaaaaagtatcGAAATACTTGGTTTGGCTCACGAGATTACCGCCATGTAGAGTGTTGACTCAACGATTATTGTACCGATAGTTGTATCAGTCCATGGTCTTATTGCGAATAGTTTCGACCAACATCTTAAGAAACTATCGCTTAATTGTTGGATCAAGGGTAAGATACAGAAGGCAGTGGTTCTTGAGACGGCACGCATTGTGAGGAGGTTCCTCACTCTGGAGCCCTGACCATTGGCAGCTTGGATCCTagcccgctgctagtgggatccattttatcatatttttaattattgtttttttttttgttgttccagttactttaatttttgttgttcttgttattttaatttctgttgtttctgttattctatcgtttgttgtttctgttactttgtattctgttgtttattttattttatttaattttttgttgttcctggtatttgattttctgttactttactttaatttttttttgttgcttctgttattttattttttgttgtttttttaaaaatatgataaaaatgagaaaaataaataaatgagagattaaaataataataataataataaaaaccttttattcagccaaatttacaaatagaTAACGCATTACATTAGTTCAAAAATGAAACTACCATACGCCATGAAGGGACGTGTGGCGTTGTTGAAAGCAAGAAAACCATACCCCTCCCGAATTAACCTACATCCACCTCTCTGTTCTAGTTCTGTTGGAACTAGTTTGCATCTTCAAACTTAATAAGAGGCTTGGGAGACGACTTCCACGAACGATGTCATGCTGCAAGCAAGCAGTGGAAAAATCTCAAGTCTTCTTTTCCAGGATTTATTCCATCATTTGAACAGATATTTTTGTGGCACACCTTCGGTACTATGGGGGTGAGCTGGAGTGAGTTACGTGGACTGAGACTCACTTGCTGCAGGAACTCCTTGTCCGGGGCGACTTCCTCCTCCCACGCGCCCGTGTCCTGCTGCAAGCGGAACACCACGCGGGTCTCCTTGAGGAAGTTCTTGCCCAGCAGGTACAGCTCCAGGCCGCCCGTCGCCGGACACGACACCAGCGACTTGCGGCACACCTCCGGTACTCCTGGGGGTTGAGCTGGACACCAAAAGAAAacagttacagtgcgacaaggctatcttggcgcgtggccaaagacgaaactaacg
The DNA window shown above is from Maniola hyperantus chromosome 1, iAphHyp1.2, whole genome shotgun sequence and carries:
- the LOC117982606 gene encoding uncharacterized protein isoform X2 yields the protein MCTETFPGASLRTGMKMTMSTSATMSARVHRKVMRAPHKRAHPGKMFHAGKTVHPGKNAHLGKFGKLGHYTNTHAVRPPDACENSNDSGLGPDPVHRLPEATDDWEAPDSKRRREADAGVKLECDDANDAYAFAPPAAPPAAPAPAPLDAASATLPIPAIRAGCSISSPSITESPGKRFQDPAYRSCGKLGSGGKLASKYAAGGKLSGKLGGKLGGKYGGKLAQALARRRALAAMTHSGPPGLSAPLSCKSRDGTVELQILCQPESQHRARYQTEGSRGAVKDNSGNGFPVVKLVGYDKPAVLQVFIGTDTGRVAPHMFYQACRVSGKNSTPCKERKEDGTVVIEIDLEPGKNWQVTCDCVGILKERNVDVEHRFGETLGGSAHAARGKKKSTRCRMVFRTEILDASGQPETLQVCSTQIICTQPPGVPEVCRKSLVSCPATGGLELYLLGKNFLKETRVVFRLQQDTGAWEEEVAPDKEFLQQTHLVCCVPPFQRTDITEAVCIQLFVRSGGKASEPHLFYYTPSPVSGPLHSSTHPNHAHHQGDDRPVPMCWGVGGMGALMPPPQTPARRPSIIVPDPHSPIGLKSEVADESSQHSLIEGADGCEDKPLADELGMDLRLKSEVISRDPQQVGFMGGYDSMKLSPGAASQRESPTSLASFTQQLQAIQNQVQTDKMVESVTAAIFNSDPATQIYGEHPPIMNPMDPMRQLVASKSAMDTDMKALSPQLMMAGGERRLLGFEPAPGRDDGFNPFGAMTKMESSAISQRLARQSAHMDALVEDAMQASGAMLPADAAKLDALVNSRAEDHLSGSSGSSGSPTQEPELLPNAPDELMLMPELPGAVKTPPAAVKSMILNAAAEILTSDSTMNALVTSAINTANSLTTESDATPPAEPAAGDTPLVAMSQAVSQAVTQAVSQAVSQAVSQAVSQEMTAPVQGLTDMSDNDLLSYINPSTFDQV
- the LOC117982606 gene encoding uncharacterized protein isoform X1, whose amino-acid sequence is MLLKCTADGRRIKVNGAPISQGNVARGMKMTMSTSATMSARVHRKVMRAPHKRAHPGKMFHAGKTVHPGKNAHLGKFGKLGHYTNTHAVRPPDACENSNDSGLGPDPVHRLPEATDDWEAPDSKRRREADAGVKLECDDANDAYAFAPPAAPPAAPAPAPLDAASATLPIPAIRAGCSISSPSITESPGKRFQDPAYRSCGKLGSGGKLASKYAAGGKLSGKLGGKLGGKYGGKLAQALARRRALAAMTHSGPPGLSAPLSCKSRDGTVELQILCQPESQHRARYQTEGSRGAVKDNSGNGFPVVKLVGYDKPAVLQVFIGTDTGRVAPHMFYQACRVSGKNSTPCKERKEDGTVVIEIDLEPGKNWQVTCDCVGILKERNVDVEHRFGETLGGSAHAARGKKKSTRCRMVFRTEILDASGQPETLQVCSTQIICTQPPGVPEVCRKSLVSCPATGGLELYLLGKNFLKETRVVFRLQQDTGAWEEEVAPDKEFLQQTHLVCCVPPFQRTDITEAVCIQLFVRSGGKASEPHLFYYTPSPVSGPLHSSTHPNHAHHQGDDRPVPMCWGVGGMGALMPPPQTPARRPSIIVPDPHSPIGLKSEVADESSQHSLIEGADGCEDKPLADELGMDLRLKSEVISRDPQQVGFMGGYDSMKLSPGAASQRESPTSLASFTQQLQAIQNQVQTDKMVESVTAAIFNSDPATQIYGEHPPIMNPMDPMRQLVASKSAMDTDMKALSPQLMMAGGERRLLGFEPAPGRDDGFNPFGAMTKMESSAISQRLARQSAHMDALVEDAMQASGAMLPADAAKLDALVNSRAEDHLSGSSGSSGSPTQEPELLPNAPDELMLMPELPGAVKTPPAAVKSMILNAAAEILTSDSTMNALVTSAINTANSLTTESDATPPAEPAAGDTPLVAMSQAVSQAVTQAVSQAVSQAVSQAVSQEMTAPVQGLTDMSDNDLLSYINPSTFDQV
- the LOC117982606 gene encoding uncharacterized protein isoform X3; its protein translation is MLLKCTADGRRIKVNGAPISQGNVARGMKMTMSTSATMSARVHRKVMRAPHKRAHPGKMFHAGKTVHPGKNAHLGKFGKLGHYTNTHAVRPPDACENSNDSGLGPDPVHRIRAGCSISSPSITESPGKRFQDPAYRSCGKLGSGGKLASKYAAGGKLSGKLGGKLGGKYGGKLAQALARRRALAAMTHSGPPGLSAPLSCKSRDGTVELQILCQPESQHRARYQTEGSRGAVKDNSGNGFPVVKLVGYDKPAVLQVFIGTDTGRVAPHMFYQACRVSGKNSTPCKERKEDGTVVIEIDLEPGKNWQVTCDCVGILKERNVDVEHRFGETLGGSAHAARGKKKSTRCRMVFRTEILDASGQPETLQVCSTQIICTQPPGVPEVCRKSLVSCPATGGLELYLLGKNFLKETRVVFRLQQDTGAWEEEVAPDKEFLQQTHLVCCVPPFQRTDITEAVCIQLFVRSGGKASEPHLFYYTPSPVSGPLHSSTHPNHAHHQGDDRPVPMCWGVGGMGALMPPPQTPARRPSIIVPDPHSPIGLKSEVADESSQHSLIEGADGCEDKPLADELGMDLRLKSEVISRDPQQVGFMGGYDSMKLSPGAASQRESPTSLASFTQQLQAIQNQVQTDKMVESVTAAIFNSDPATQIYGEHPPIMNPMDPMRQLVASKSAMDTDMKALSPQLMMAGGERRLLGFEPAPGRDDGFNPFGAMTKMESSAISQRLARQSAHMDALVEDAMQASGAMLPADAAKLDALVNSRAEDHLSGSSGSSGSPTQEPELLPNAPDELMLMPELPGAVKTPPAAVKSMILNAAAEILTSDSTMNALVTSAINTANSLTTESDATPPAEPAAGDTPLVAMSQAVSQAVTQAVSQAVSQAVSQAVSQEMTAPVQGLTDMSDNDLLSYINPSTFDQV